The Pyrus communis chromosome 12, drPyrComm1.1, whole genome shotgun sequence genomic sequence AGTGAAATTAAGGTAACATCAAATTTCAAGCATTTGAACCCAGAAAAATTAAACTGTACATAAAAGATGGATGGAGAAGCAACCATGCTTGTGTTTGATGACCTTATTGTTTGGATGATCTTACCTTTTGGTGAAATAATAGTTCAGAGGAATTATTGCCATCCGTTAATTTACATGTCTTGTGAGTCGTCATTAGTTGACTATAACCAGATTTTCGTAGCTGTTTTCCACAAATGGCTGCTTCCGGGGCATGTTCTGGGCCAACTTCCGGCCTAAGAACAACCCGAAGAAACTGTCAGTGTTGTTATTCACAATGAGCACCCCTGTTAGTGGTGAAGGCACTACTGGCTTACCATATGCCTGCGGCCATCAACATCAGTGCACTAATTGTGGCATCACATCACCGTAACCATTCTTCTCAAAAGCGGGATCACTGGCAACTACAACTGAGGAGGAATCATCATCCTTTTTCTGCTGATCAATCTCATTGAAATTGGTATTGGCATTGGGTACGTAGTTTGAGCATTGGATATTCTAGAACAACAATAGTTGCATAAGGAGCGATGATTCTGTTAAAGTTATTAGGGTTTTCTGTTATTGCTAGGGGTTTTCTGTTATTGCTAGGGTTCCTAGTTTTTAGGGTTGTTATTCAATAATCCCTATTCTTAAGGGACAAGTAtgcattttctgttttgacGTAGTCTTTACCACGATTCTAGGAGCTATAAAATCGTGGGCAGTTGTTATCCTTTTTCAGTTTCATTGTAAGGCTATTTAATAGCCACAAATGTTATTCAATCAAATAAGAATTCTCCCTGAATTGTGAAAGCTCTCTAGTGTTGCATTGCAGAAACTCTTGTGTTTGTTCTTTGGTTCTAAcatctggtatcagagccccGATACGGGGCCTGATCAACAGCTTGCAACCTAGGTGCTAAAGTGAAGAAACAAACATGGCGTCCGAGAACAGTTTCGTGCAACCAGCTATTCCAAGGTTCGATGGTCATTATGACCATTGGAGTATGCTGATGGAAAACTTTCTTCGTTCCAAAGAGTATTGGAACCTGGTGGAAAATGGAATTACTGCTGCAGCAGAAGGTTCAGAATCTAGTGAAGTACAGAAGAAGACTATGGATGAACTAAAGCTGAAGGACTTGAAGACAAAGAACTATttgtttcaagccatagatCGATCAATATTGGAGACTATCCTGAAGAAGGATACTGCGAAAGATATATGGGACTCCTTGAAGCAAAAGTATCAAGGAACTGCACATGTAAAACGTGCTCAGTTGCAGGCTCTGCGCAAGGAGTTCGAGGTACTCCATATGAAGAATGGAGAAACAGTCAATGATTATTTTGGGAGAACACTTGCCATAGCAAACAAGATGAGGACTCATGGGGAGAAGATGGATGATGTGGTAATCATAGAGAAAATTTTGAGATCCatgatttcaaaatttgattATGTGGTTTGTTCCATCGAGGAATCTAACGATCTGGACACCTTATCCATTGATGAGCTTCAAAGCAGTCTACTGGTCCACGAGCAAAGGATCAGCTGACATATGGTAGATGAACAGGCTCTCCAAGTCACTCATGGAGTCCAGCAAGGAGGGCGAGGACGAGGAACCTttcgaggaagaggaagaggacggGGTAGAAGGTTTGACAAGTCAACCCTAGAATGCTATAATTACCATGAACTAGGGCATTTTCAGTGGGAGTGCCCTAAGAAATCCAAGGAAGAGAAAGCAAACTTTGTGGAGACAGAGGAAGAGATGTTGCTGATGGCACTTGTGGATATCAAGGAGACAACAATGGAGCACATATGGTTTCTGGATTCCGGGTGCAGCAACCATATGTGTGGCAAGAAGGAACTGTTTTGTGAGCTTGATGACAGTTTCAGAGAATCAGTTAAGTTGGGAAATGATTCAAGTTTGACTGTGCAAGGCAAGGGAAGTGTGCGAATGGAGGTGAACGACATCATACATGTGATCACAAGTGTTTTCTATGTGCCAGATTTGAGAAACAACTTGTTGAGCATCGGTCAGTTGCAAGAGAAGGGGCTTACAGTGCTCATTCAACATGGAAAATGCAAGATCTTTCACGCTGAGAGAGGATTAATTATAGAAACCACGATGAGTCACAATCGAATGTTTGCAGTGTTAACTCACTGTTCTCCAAAGGAACAAAAGTGTTTTTCCTCTCTCACCACAGATCCAGCAAACCTATGGCACCATCGCTTTGGGCACCTCAGTTGGAACGGGCTGAAAGTACTACAACAGAAGAACATGGTGAGAGGATTGCCTCAGTTCATAGCCTCTCAAAGGGTGTGTGAAGATTGCTTGGTAGGAAGGCAACATCGAGATCCATTTCCCAAAGAAAGCCTATGGAGAGCCTCCGAGATCCTCCAATTGATTCATGCAGACATATGCGGGCCAATAAACCCTACTTCAAACAGCAATAAGAGGTATCTTATTACGTTTATTGATGATTTCAGCAGAAAAACATGGGTTTATTTTTTGGTAGAAAAGTCAGAAGCTTTTGGCGTATTCAAATCCTACAAGGCACGGGTTGAAAAAGAGACCGGAGTATTTATAAAAAGTCTGTGGACAGATCGAGGAGGAGAATTCATCTTGCATGAGTTTGCAAACTTCTGTGTTGAGAATGGAATTCACAGGCAACTAACTGCAGCCTATACTCCCCAACAGAACGGGGTTGCAGAAAGGAAGAATCGCACCATCATGAACATGGTGCGAAACATGCTGTCAGCAAAACAAATTCCTAAAACTTTCTGGCCTGAAGCAGTGAATTGGacggtgcatgtgttgaatcgATGCCCTACCCTTGCTGTAAAGAACAAAACACCGGAGGAGGCTTGGAATGGACACAAACCATCTGTGGATCATTTCAGGATTTTTGGTTGCATTGCACATGCTCATGTCCCTGACAATAGAAGGGTGAAGCTCGATGCCAAAAGCTGTAAGTGTATCTTGCTTGGGGTGAGTGAAGAATCTAAAGCATATCGACTGTATGAACCTGTTTCGCAGAAAATAATTATTAGTCGAGATGTTGTGTTTGAAGATGATCAACAGTGGAAATGGAGAGACAGTCACAAGGAAGCCATAGTGACAGAACTTGAGTGGGTCACTGATGAAGAGAATAACTCATCAAGGGAGGAGAATGACCCCGAGTctgatgaagatgaagctatGGGAGAAACTGAACCTGATTCGGATTCAAGTGACTTATTGGTTGAACGGGACATGCAAAGTGATGAGAGTTCACCCCACGAGGGACGAACTCGAAGACCACCAGTGTGGATGAGAGATTATGAGACGGGTCAAGGCTTATCTGATGAGGAAGGTGCTAGCATGGCTCACTTGGCGTTGTGTATTACACAAGATCCCACTACCTTTGAAGATGCAGTGAAGTCTGAGAAGTGGAGACATGCTATGGATCAAGAAATACAGGccatagagaaaaaaaatacgTGGGAATTAATAGAGCTaccaccatgagggaaaactaTTGGAGTGAAGTGGGTGTTTAAGACAAAGCTGAATGAGAATGGCAAAGTGGACAAGTACAAAGCTTGTTTGGTTGCCAAGGGCTACTGTCAACAGTATGGAATTAACTATGCAGAGGTGTTTGCACCAGTAGCTCGCCTAGATACCATTCGAATCGTCATCTCTCTCGTTGCACAAAGGAATTGGGTGATATACCAGCTTGATGTTAAATCTGCATTTCTGCATGGGGAAATTGATGAAGAGGTGTTTGTTGATCAGCCACCGGGATATGAACAGAAGGGCCAAGAGTCAAAGGTGTATCGACTCAAGAAGGCTTTATATGGACTGAAACAGGCCCCCTAAGCCTGGTACAGTCGTATAGAGTCATATTTCATAAAGGAAGTATTCAACAAGTGTCCTTATGAGCATACTTTGTTCATAAAATCAGCAGAAGGAGGTAAGATCTTAATAGTATGtctctatgttgatgatctcaTCTTTACTGGCAATGATTATGCAATGTTTGAACAATTTAAAAAATCGATGATGGAGGAATTCGACATGACTGATCTTGGAAAAATGAGATACTTTCTTGGTATTGAAGTAAATCAAAGTTCTAGAGGGATCTTCATCAGTCAACGGAAATATGCTCAGGAAGTCTTAGAAAGATTCAACATGGATCAATGTAACCCAGTACTAAATCCTGCGGTTCCTGGCTTTAAACTCACGAAGGATGAGGGAGGTATTGAGGTGGACAGCACTGTCTATAAGCAGATGGTGGGGAGTCTCATGTACCTAACAGCTACACGACCTGATCTGATGTTTATTGTAAGTTTGATAAGTCGATACATGGaactagacctggcaatttcttacacgacccgttaacacgacacgtaaacgacacgaaaataacgggtttcgggtcaacacgataactaatcgagtcattatcgggtcacacgataataacccgttaataacgggtccttaacaggtttacacgagagtgacacgcgggtaacctgtttcgacacgataagaaaaatgctattttgatgattttaattttttaaactactaaaaaaacttactataaaatgcaatagatataatgaatatgtatatattgtttattaattattattctatataaactttaaattttaagttttatttatttatttgtatagtatattataggcaaagattgagattaaaaatcataaaacacattaaaaataaaaatatcaagtaatataaaaataccaaacacataaaaaaaattataataattaatttcccgcctaatatttcaagagtttcatccatttcccgcctaatgtttGGAAAATTTTGCAgcctatatccatccatttcccgcctaatatttaacccaaagaaactctaagtgttagttaatgtatcgttttgatgggatacgcatcctatgaaacaaatttcaatgatccaaccgtcaaacttgtttatatatgcttcgagatcgcatatgccaaaatttgaaaaaaaaaaatattcagagatcaagaaacgagacaaaacttttcaacggttataaacgaaaaatcacgatttaacggttgttttaactctgattttgatgattttttacagctatactctttaaccctatatgaatataatgaatgaattcgatcttcaatttaaaatatttacattggtggataccacaaaatcttatgttatacttgataaaa encodes the following:
- the LOC137710088 gene encoding uncharacterized mitochondrial protein AtMg00810-like, with product MEEFDMTDLGKMRYFLGIEVNQSSRGIFISQRKYAQEVLERFNMDQCNPVLNPAVPGFKLTKDEGGIEVDSTVYKQMVGSLMYLTATRPDLMFIVSLISRYMELDLAISYTTR